Proteins from one Paenibacillus amylolyticus genomic window:
- a CDS encoding transposase, whose product MGEQRQRYNEEFKKQTVKFIQEQTKTLGDLAEELNIPKSTLHQWMSKYRELKHEPVASVDRVKELEAELQEMRRLLQEKEHTLADTQEELAIVKKAVHIFSKPKS is encoded by the coding sequence CGAAGAATTCAAGAAACAAACGGTCAAATTCATTCAAGAGCAGACAAAGACACTTGGAGATTTGGCAGAAGAACTCAACATTCCAAAAAGTACGTTACACCAATGGATGAGTAAGTACCGCGAACTAAAACATGAGCCTGTTGCTAGCGTAGATCGAGTGAAGGAACTGGAAGCAGAGCTTCAAGAGATGCGTCGGTTGCTTCAAGAGAAAGAGCACACGCTTGCGGATACACAAGAAGAACTGGCGATTGTAAAAAAAGCAGTGCACATCTTCAGCAAACCAAAGAGCTAA